The genomic segment GCACCCAGACCTTTTTCAGTCAGCAGCAATAAAATCTGGGGTCAATTAAAAACCAAAGACAGCGGTGAACAATTTTTCGGCCCAATGATAATATACAACATAATCCACAATACACTCAAAATAATAGAAGAACCGGTAAGCAGTTATGATAAAGGAAAAATTGAAATCATATATCAGGCTGCCAGGGGTAAATCAGACAGTCTTTCTAAATCAGATGCTTTAAAACAAGGGCAGGATGTTTTTAATTTTCTTTCACAGGCTGTAACTCAAAAAAATCCTGCCATTAAAAATCCAGCTTAATATTGAACCGCCCTCCTTTACATCACAGCCCTTTACCCAGAATTCAGGGTCTTTTTAAAAGAATTGTTGACCTTGAACCTCTTGCAGATGAAATACCCATAGGTATTTTAATACTTGATACAAACCGAAGGGTTGTTATGGTAAACAGGGCACTCCAAGCTCTTACAGGTTTTTCAGGCCATGAGGCTGCCAATATCCCGTGTTATCATTTTTTAAGAAGCAAAATCTGTGTTACCAGGTGTCCGGTTATAAAAATGACAGATATATCCGAAGCTTTATGTTTTGAAAATGATATTATAAACCGGGACCGGCAGATGATTCCAGTAAGAACCACCATTGCACCTTTAAAAAGCCGTGATGGAGAGCTTTCAGGTTTTATTGAAACTATTGAAGATATGCGTCCTCTCAGAAATATGGATGCAATCATTAATCAAGCATATAGATTTGCCAATATTATTGGTAAAAGCCCTCAGATGGAAAAAATATTTCAAATCCTTCCTGTAATTGCCCAGAGCAATTCCTCAGTTCTTATAACCGGGGAAACAGGAACAGGCAAGGATCTGGTTGCAGAAGCCATTCATCAGGCTTCTGACCGTGCAAAAGGAACATTTATCAAGGTTAATTGCGGTGCATTGCCTGAAACTCTTTTGGAATCAGAATTATTTGGTCATAAAAAAGGTGCTTTTACCGGAGCAGCGGAAAATAAACCAGGCCGTTTCCGTCTGGCTCATAACGGCACTCTGTTTCTTACTGAAATAGGTGATCTGCCCCTTTCCCTTCAGGTTAAATTATTAACCTTTTTAGATGATAAAGTTGTATATCCCCTTGGAAGTACAAAAGGATTTCAGGCAGATGTAAGGGTTATTGCAGCCACCCACCGAAATCTTGAACAAATGGTTCGACAAGGCAGTTTTAGAAGCGATCTCCTTTTTCGGCTCAATGTAGTCAGGATACATCTTCCTCCTTTAAGGGAAAGGGAAGCAGATATAAGACTCCTGGTTGACCATTTTTTTAATACCCTGACATCCCAGTTCAGAAAAAACATAGAAGGCATTTCTTCCAAAGCACTTGAAATATTAAAACAATATCCATATCCAGGCAATGTCAGGGAATTAAGAAATATTATGGAATATGCTGTAAATTTCTGTCAAAACGGCCAGATTCAGCCAGCCCAGCTTCCTGCATATATGACAGAATCAAATGATCTATTATCTTTACCATATATACAGGAAAATCTTGAATCACAACCTGTTGAAAATGAGAAAAACAATAAATATTTTAAACACATTGACCCTGGTCAGACCTGGGAAGATATTGAAAAAAAAATGATAATAGATGCACTGATAAAAGTAAGGGGCAGCCGGGGAAAGGCTTCTGAACTCTTAGGCTGGGCAAGAAGTACTCTCTGGCGTAAAATGAAACAATATCAGATTGATAAGAAATAGATGAAAAAACTGCTTATACCTTTATACGGCAATGACATAGCTCCAAGATTTGATCTTGCAACAGAGGTTATTATTATTACTGAAAAACAGGAACATCAATATGAACAGGAAAAAATAGTTGTTATGCCTCAGTCTTCAGCAGATCAGCTCTGCCACCTGGTTCTTACTGAAAACATTAATACAGTAATCTGCGGAGGTATTGAAGAAGAATATTATCAATATCTTACATGGAAAAGGGTAAAGGTGCTGGATTCTGTTGCAGGATCATGGAAA from the Desulfonema limicola genome contains:
- a CDS encoding NifB/NifX family molybdenum-iron cluster-binding protein, whose translation is MKKLLIPLYGNDIAPRFDLATEVIIITEKQEHQYEQEKIVVMPQSSADQLCHLVLTENINTVICGGIEEEYYQYLTWKRVKVLDSVAGSWKKALDYFTKGMLESGSIVYDSEI
- a CDS encoding sigma-54 interaction domain-containing protein, encoding MNRPPLHHSPLPRIQGLFKRIVDLEPLADEIPIGILILDTNRRVVMVNRALQALTGFSGHEAANIPCYHFLRSKICVTRCPVIKMTDISEALCFENDIINRDRQMIPVRTTIAPLKSRDGELSGFIETIEDMRPLRNMDAIINQAYRFANIIGKSPQMEKIFQILPVIAQSNSSVLITGETGTGKDLVAEAIHQASDRAKGTFIKVNCGALPETLLESELFGHKKGAFTGAAENKPGRFRLAHNGTLFLTEIGDLPLSLQVKLLTFLDDKVVYPLGSTKGFQADVRVIAATHRNLEQMVRQGSFRSDLLFRLNVVRIHLPPLREREADIRLLVDHFFNTLTSQFRKNIEGISSKALEILKQYPYPGNVRELRNIMEYAVNFCQNGQIQPAQLPAYMTESNDLLSLPYIQENLESQPVENEKNNKYFKHIDPGQTWEDIEKKMIIDALIKVRGSRGKASELLGWARSTLWRKMKQYQIDKK